In one Rhodococcus sp. B50 genomic region, the following are encoded:
- a CDS encoding phage holin family protein, with protein sequence MSVTNANRPENGVPSSISGIPLTKVDAPTPRDASVGELVRDAATQLSTLFRAEVQLAKAEVTGEVKKGVQGSLFFILALAVLTFSSFFFFFFLAELLDIWVARWLAFLIVFLIMLVVTGLLALIGYMRVRKVRAPNKTIDSLKQAASILPNNQDGHDPAGPRHAAPRHATR encoded by the coding sequence GTGAGCGTGACGAACGCGAATCGTCCGGAGAACGGAGTCCCGTCGAGCATCTCGGGCATCCCGTTGACGAAGGTGGACGCTCCGACACCCCGCGACGCCAGTGTGGGCGAATTGGTGCGCGATGCGGCGACGCAGCTGTCCACCCTGTTCCGCGCCGAGGTCCAGCTCGCCAAGGCCGAGGTGACCGGTGAGGTCAAGAAGGGCGTGCAGGGCAGCCTGTTCTTCATCCTCGCGCTCGCCGTGCTGACCTTCAGCTCGTTCTTCTTCTTCTTCTTTCTCGCCGAACTGCTCGACATCTGGGTGGCGCGCTGGCTCGCCTTCCTCATCGTCTTCCTGATCATGCTGGTGGTGACCGGCCTGCTGGCCTTGATCGGCTATATGCGGGTGCGCAAGGTACGCGCGCCCAACAAGACCATCGACTCGCTCAAGCAGGCCGCGTCGATCCTCCCGAACAACCAGGACGGTCACGACCCGGCCGGACCCCGCCACGCCGCGCCGCGTCACGCCACCCGCTGA
- a CDS encoding MFS transporter produces MSTSFGVEDGGSSVVAGVPRRRIVVASMVGTSIEFYDFYIYATAAVSVFPHLFFPQGNSTTALLASLATFGIAFVARPVGSIVFGHFGDRIGRKVTLVGSLLTMGIATFLIGLLPTYHQAGLIAPALLALMRFCQGLGLGGEWSGAALLATETAEPGKRAWAAMWPQLGAPIGFIGANGLFLIITLLLGHDNGDPDLSSAFLEWGWRIPFLLSAVMVIIGLYVRLKLEETPVFAKAVAEGKKVKTPLAEVFKTSWRELIIGTFVMLATYTLFYIMTTWVLSFGTGKTPEEGGHGAGFQYADFLVLQLVAVLFFAAAVPVAGWLADRYGRRSTLLVVTGAIMVFGLCFQFLLSSDGMSSGRMLFFLIVGMLLMGLTFGPQSAILPELFPTNVRYTGSGISYNVSSILGAAVAPFIATWLATSYGVGWVGIYLLIAAATTFVALLVVKETRDRSLDEV; encoded by the coding sequence GTGAGCACATCGTTCGGAGTGGAGGACGGCGGCTCCTCGGTCGTCGCGGGTGTCCCGCGCCGGCGCATCGTCGTCGCCAGCATGGTCGGCACGTCCATCGAGTTCTACGACTTCTACATCTATGCGACAGCCGCCGTCTCGGTCTTCCCGCACCTGTTCTTCCCGCAGGGCAACAGCACGACCGCGCTGCTCGCCTCCCTGGCGACCTTCGGTATCGCCTTCGTCGCCCGCCCGGTCGGATCCATCGTCTTCGGGCACTTCGGCGACCGCATCGGCCGCAAGGTCACCCTCGTCGGCTCGCTCCTGACGATGGGTATCGCGACCTTCCTCATCGGTCTGCTGCCGACTTACCATCAGGCCGGGCTCATTGCGCCGGCCCTGCTGGCCCTCATGCGCTTCTGCCAGGGATTGGGCCTCGGTGGGGAATGGTCCGGCGCGGCCCTGCTCGCGACCGAGACAGCCGAGCCCGGCAAGCGAGCCTGGGCGGCGATGTGGCCGCAGCTCGGCGCACCCATCGGCTTCATCGGAGCCAACGGCCTGTTCCTGATCATCACGCTGCTGCTCGGGCACGACAACGGCGACCCCGACCTGTCGAGCGCCTTCCTCGAATGGGGCTGGCGCATCCCGTTCCTGCTCAGCGCGGTCATGGTGATCATCGGCCTGTACGTGCGGCTCAAGCTCGAGGAGACTCCGGTCTTCGCCAAGGCCGTCGCCGAGGGCAAGAAGGTCAAGACGCCGCTCGCCGAGGTGTTCAAGACCAGCTGGCGTGAGCTGATCATCGGCACCTTCGTCATGCTCGCGACGTACACGCTCTTCTACATCATGACCACCTGGGTCCTGAGCTTCGGAACGGGCAAGACCCCCGAGGAGGGCGGCCACGGTGCCGGTTTCCAGTACGCGGACTTCCTCGTGCTGCAGCTGGTCGCGGTGCTGTTCTTCGCCGCGGCGGTGCCCGTCGCCGGGTGGCTCGCCGACCGCTACGGTCGCCGCTCGACCCTGCTGGTCGTCACAGGCGCGATCATGGTGTTCGGCCTGTGCTTCCAGTTCCTGCTGTCGAGCGATGGTATGAGCTCCGGCCGCATGCTGTTCTTCCTCATCGTCGGCATGCTGCTCATGGGCCTGACCTTCGGACCGCAGAGCGCGATCCTGCCCGAGCTGTTCCCGACGAACGTCCGCTACACGGGTTCCGGCATCTCGTACAACGTGTCGAGCATCCTCGGTGCCGCGGTGGCCCCGTTCATCGCGACCTGGCTGGCCACGAGCTACGGCGTCGGCTGGGTGGGCATCTACCTGCTGATCGCTGCGGCGACGACCTTCGTCGCGCTGCTCGTCGTCAAGGAGACTCGCGACCGGTCGCTCGACGAGGTGTAG
- the nhaA gene encoding Na+/H+ antiporter NhaA has translation MSDTSSPTWTAPLGRFLRTETVGGSLLLIAAAIALIWINSPFGDSYTALRDFTFGPESLHLHLSVGDWAKDGLLAVFFFVAGLELKRELVTGELADRKKAMLPVIAAAGGVILPALIAALVGWGAPGMDRGWAIPVATDIAFALGVLALTGSRIPTSARVFLLSLAVVDDLIGIALIAILFTSGLAVAWLLATVAAAAVYWLAQQRRITTPWLYVPLALFTWYAMHSAGIHATVAGVLLGLLTRVRNDPGEDYAPAERLIHRIQPWSAGLCVPLFALFASGVPIGAQMLGEVFTDPVGQSVVLGLLVGKTVGIFGATWIAIRFGFATRPTGLMWGDVFALAVIGGIGFTVSLLIAELSLGDIHGGEPAEIAKAAVLVTSLIASVIGSALLLRRGRAHRQRNEPTEGVE, from the coding sequence GTGTCCGACACTTCTTCGCCCACCTGGACCGCACCTCTGGGTCGCTTCCTCCGCACCGAGACAGTCGGTGGTTCGCTGCTGCTCATCGCCGCAGCGATAGCTCTGATCTGGATCAACTCCCCGTTCGGCGACTCCTACACCGCACTGCGGGACTTCACTTTCGGCCCGGAATCGTTACACCTGCACCTCTCGGTGGGCGACTGGGCCAAGGACGGCCTGCTCGCCGTCTTCTTCTTCGTCGCGGGCCTCGAGCTCAAACGCGAACTCGTCACGGGTGAACTCGCCGACCGCAAGAAGGCGATGCTCCCCGTCATCGCCGCAGCAGGCGGCGTGATCCTGCCCGCCCTCATCGCGGCCCTCGTCGGCTGGGGTGCACCGGGAATGGACCGGGGCTGGGCGATTCCGGTCGCCACCGACATCGCCTTCGCGCTCGGCGTGCTCGCTCTCACCGGTTCCCGCATCCCCACCAGCGCCCGAGTGTTCCTGTTGAGCCTGGCAGTGGTCGACGACCTCATCGGCATCGCGCTCATCGCGATTCTGTTCACCTCGGGGCTCGCCGTCGCGTGGCTGCTCGCCACGGTGGCCGCAGCGGCGGTGTACTGGCTCGCGCAGCAGAGACGCATCACCACCCCGTGGTTGTACGTGCCGCTCGCACTGTTCACCTGGTATGCCATGCACAGCGCCGGTATCCACGCGACCGTCGCCGGAGTCCTCCTCGGCCTTCTCACCCGTGTACGCAACGATCCCGGCGAGGACTACGCACCCGCCGAGCGACTGATCCATCGCATCCAGCCGTGGTCCGCCGGCCTGTGCGTTCCGCTGTTCGCCCTGTTCGCCTCGGGTGTGCCCATCGGTGCGCAGATGCTCGGCGAGGTGTTCACCGATCCTGTCGGCCAGTCCGTCGTCCTCGGTCTGCTCGTCGGGAAGACCGTCGGGATCTTCGGCGCCACCTGGATCGCGATCCGGTTCGGTTTCGCGACCCGCCCGACCGGACTGATGTGGGGCGACGTGTTCGCGCTCGCCGTGATCGGCGGCATCGGATTCACGGTGAGCCTGCTCATCGCCGAACTCTCGCTCGGCGACATCCACGGCGGCGAACCCGCCGAGATCGCCAAGGCCGCCGTACTGGTGACGTCATTGATCGCCTCCGTCATCGGGTCGGCGCTACTGTTACGGCGTGGGCGCGCCCACCGTCAACGGAACGAACCAACCGAAGGGGTCGAGTAG
- a CDS encoding alpha/beta fold hydrolase yields MPVPDPSTVRYPGPWTHRDIHANGIRFHAVEAGPHDPDTPLVVFVHGFADLWWSWRHQLTAFAELGYRAVTVDLRGYGDTDKPPRGYDGWTLSNDIAGLIRALGHTEAILVGHADGGLVCWATAVLHPKLVKAIAVVDSPHPISLRDATLRDRAQRTALLPTFLAYQLPWRPERKLVRDNGLEIERLMRVRCGPDWRRTDEFAEVVDRLRTAIRIPGTAHLTLEYQRWAFRSQWRPDGRRFMKAMDVELTLPILQLHGALDPYVLAATLRRCVRHAPGRILKFVDGAGHYAHQEKPDAVTALLADFVRTLD; encoded by the coding sequence GTGCCCGTCCCCGACCCGTCCACGGTCCGGTATCCCGGACCGTGGACGCATAGAGACATCCACGCCAACGGCATCCGATTCCATGCCGTCGAAGCCGGCCCGCACGACCCGGACACACCGCTCGTGGTGTTCGTGCACGGCTTCGCCGACCTGTGGTGGTCGTGGCGCCACCAGCTCACAGCCTTCGCCGAACTCGGCTACCGGGCCGTCACTGTGGACCTGCGCGGTTACGGCGACACCGACAAGCCGCCGCGCGGGTACGACGGGTGGACACTTTCGAACGACATCGCGGGACTGATCCGCGCGCTCGGGCACACCGAGGCGATCCTCGTCGGCCACGCCGACGGGGGCCTCGTGTGCTGGGCGACCGCGGTGCTCCACCCGAAGCTCGTGAAGGCGATCGCAGTGGTCGACTCACCGCACCCGATCTCACTGCGCGACGCGACGCTACGCGACCGCGCGCAACGCACAGCCCTGCTGCCGACCTTCCTCGCCTACCAGCTGCCGTGGCGCCCCGAGCGGAAATTGGTCCGCGACAACGGCCTGGAGATCGAACGGCTGATGCGGGTGCGCTGCGGCCCCGACTGGCGACGCACCGACGAATTCGCCGAGGTCGTCGACCGGCTGCGCACCGCGATCCGCATCCCGGGCACAGCCCATCTGACCCTCGAATACCAGCGCTGGGCGTTCCGCAGCCAGTGGCGTCCCGACGGGCGCCGGTTCATGAAGGCCATGGACGTCGAGCTCACGCTGCCGATCCTGCAACTCCACGGCGCACTGGATCCCTACGTCCTCGCCGCGACACTCCGCCGCTGCGTGCGACACGCCCCGGGCCGGATC